In one window of Polaromonas naphthalenivorans CJ2 DNA:
- a CDS encoding ABC transporter permease, which yields MNTLFLKLGWKTLLRDLRAGELRLLMVAVTLAVASLTAVGFFADRLNGGLKRDALQLLGGDAVIRSDGPIAPAFIEKARALGLKAISTVTFPTMARARDEDGGQAKLVAFKAVPEGYPLRGSMNVAGSLDESTAQPTRDIPAPGTAWADASLLDALGLKLGQPLLMGDASFTVTRVIVQEPDRGAGFMSFSPRVMLNEADVAATGLIQPASRTSYRFAVAGDDAQAVKSYVRWATDELKKPVAETGLRGARLESLESGSPEMQQTLERAEKFLNLVALLAALLSAVAVAIVARSFASRHLDDCAMLRVLGQPQRTIALAYGFEFVLAGLAASALGVALGFAVHHVFVLLLAGLVSSTLPAATLWPAAFGMGMGLTLLLAFGLPPVLQLASVPPLRVIRRDVGNLKPVSMLVLGVGILGFAALLMAASNDLKLGLIAVGGFLGAVLVFAAASYAAVRLLRASVNETTAPRWLVLATRQLSARPVYAVVQTSALAIGLLALMLLVLLRTDLISSWRQATPPDAPNRFVINVQPDQGDAFQQALRNGGVKKFDWYPMIRGRLVAVNGKDITPDNYEDDRARRLVEREFNLSNSLDKPVHNEVVAGRWTAGEKDAVSVEEGLAKTLGLKLGDSLRFDIAGQASEAKITSLRKVDWGSMHVNFFVMYPVAQMAAEVPVSFISAFRAPEPADPVAGTVGQPRPQSFDNTLVRAFPNITNVDMSSTLAQVQRVLDQVIRAVEFLFGFTLAAGLVVLFAAITATREERAREFAIMRAVGARASLLRQVQRAELAGVGLLAGFLASLVSLVVGWGLARYVFDFSWTGSWSVPVLGSLAGAALALAAGWWGLRAVLNTPVVETLRKSQ from the coding sequence ATGAACACTCTTTTTCTCAAGCTCGGCTGGAAAACCCTGCTGCGCGATTTGCGCGCTGGCGAGTTGCGGCTGCTGATGGTGGCGGTCACGCTGGCGGTGGCTTCGCTCACGGCGGTCGGATTTTTCGCCGACCGGCTCAATGGCGGGCTCAAGCGCGACGCCCTGCAACTGCTGGGCGGCGATGCGGTCATCCGCAGCGACGGCCCGATTGCGCCGGCCTTCATTGAAAAAGCCCGGGCGCTCGGTCTGAAGGCCATCTCGACCGTCACCTTTCCGACCATGGCCCGGGCGCGCGACGAGGACGGCGGCCAAGCCAAGCTGGTCGCCTTCAAGGCCGTTCCCGAAGGCTACCCTTTGCGCGGCAGCATGAACGTGGCCGGCAGCCTGGATGAAAGCACCGCGCAGCCGACCCGCGACATTCCCGCGCCCGGCACCGCCTGGGCCGACGCCTCGCTGCTCGACGCGCTTGGGCTCAAGCTCGGCCAGCCGCTGCTGATGGGCGACGCCAGTTTCACGGTCACCCGCGTGATCGTGCAGGAGCCCGACCGGGGCGCCGGCTTCATGAGCTTTTCGCCGCGCGTGATGCTCAACGAGGCGGACGTGGCGGCCACCGGCCTGATTCAGCCGGCCAGCCGCACCAGCTACCGCTTTGCCGTGGCGGGCGATGACGCCCAGGCCGTCAAGTCCTATGTCCGCTGGGCCACCGATGAACTGAAAAAACCGGTTGCCGAAACCGGCCTTCGCGGCGCGCGGCTGGAGTCGCTGGAAAGCGGCAGTCCCGAGATGCAGCAGACGCTGGAGCGGGCCGAAAAATTCCTGAACCTGGTCGCGCTGCTGGCCGCGCTGCTCAGCGCCGTGGCCGTGGCCATCGTGGCGCGCAGCTTTGCGTCCAGGCACCTGGACGACTGCGCCATGCTGCGCGTGCTGGGCCAGCCGCAGCGCACGATTGCGCTGGCCTACGGCTTTGAATTCGTGCTGGCCGGGCTGGCGGCCAGCGCGCTGGGCGTGGCGCTTGGCTTTGCCGTGCATCACGTGTTCGTGCTGCTGCTGGCCGGGCTGGTGAGCAGCACGCTGCCGGCCGCGACCCTCTGGCCGGCGGCTTTCGGCATGGGCATGGGGCTGACGCTGCTGCTGGCTTTCGGCCTGCCGCCGGTGCTGCAGCTGGCCTCGGTGCCGCCGCTGCGCGTGATCCGCCGCGATGTCGGCAACCTCAAGCCGGTGTCGATGCTGGTGCTGGGCGTGGGCATCCTGGGCTTTGCCGCCTTGCTGATGGCCGCCAGCAACGACTTGAAGCTCGGCCTGATCGCCGTGGGCGGATTTCTGGGCGCCGTGCTGGTGTTTGCCGCTGCCAGCTACGCCGCCGTCAGGCTGCTGCGCGCCAGCGTCAACGAAACCACGGCGCCGCGCTGGCTGGTGCTGGCCACGCGCCAGCTGTCGGCCCGCCCGGTCTATGCGGTGGTGCAGACCAGCGCGCTGGCCATTGGCCTCTTGGCGCTGATGCTGCTGGTGTTGCTGCGCACCGACCTGATCAGCAGCTGGCGCCAGGCGACGCCGCCGGACGCGCCCAACCGCTTCGTCATCAACGTGCAGCCCGACCAGGGCGATGCCTTCCAGCAGGCGCTGCGGAACGGCGGCGTGAAGAAGTTCGACTGGTATCCGATGATTCGCGGCCGGCTGGTGGCGGTCAACGGCAAGGACATCACGCCCGACAACTACGAAGACGACCGCGCCAGGCGGCTGGTGGAGCGCGAGTTCAACCTGTCCAACAGCCTTGACAAGCCGGTCCACAACGAAGTGGTCGCGGGCCGCTGGACCGCCGGCGAAAAGGACGCCGTCAGCGTCGAGGAAGGCCTGGCCAAGACGCTGGGCCTGAAACTCGGCGACAGCCTGCGCTTTGACATCGCCGGCCAGGCCAGCGAGGCGAAGATCACCAGCCTGCGCAAGGTGGACTGGGGGTCGATGCATGTCAATTTCTTCGTCATGTACCCGGTGGCGCAGATGGCCGCCGAGGTGCCGGTGTCCTTCATCAGCGCCTTTCGCGCGCCCGAGCCGGCGGACCCGGTGGCCGGTACGGTTGGCCAGCCCCGGCCGCAGAGCTTTGACAACACCCTGGTCAGGGCGTTTCCGAACATCACCAATGTGGACATGAGCAGCACGCTGGCGCAGGTGCAGCGGGTGCTCGACCAGGTGATCCGGGCGGTCGAATTTTTGTTCGGCTTCACGCTGGCGGCCGGACTGGTGGTGCTGTTCGCGGCCATCACAGCGACGCGCGAGGAGCGCGCTAGAGAATTCGCCATCATGCGCGCCGTCGGCGCCCGGGCGTCGCTGCTGCGGCAGGTGCAGCGCGCCGAACTGGCGGGCGTCGGTTTGCTGGCCGGCTTCCTGGCGTCGCTGGTGTCGCTGGTCGTCGGCTGGGGGCTGGCGCGCTATGTGTTCGATTTCAGCTGGACCGGCTCGTGGAGCGTGCCGGTGCTGGGCAGCCTGGCCGGTGCCGCGCTGGCACTCGCGGCCGGCTGGTGGGGGCTGCGCGCGGTGCTCAACACGCCCGTGGTAGAAACGCTGCGCAAATCCCAATAA
- a CDS encoding group II truncated hemoglobin has product MPIEETPAEAPPFETPFAWIGGEERVKALVERFYDLMDLEPAYAALRAAHGSTLDNARERLFWFLCGWLGGPQHYTERFGHPRLRQRHMPQHTGGGSIGIKERDQWLACMDQAMVETGVDEALRARLNASFFQTADWMRNRGE; this is encoded by the coding sequence ATGCCAATCGAAGAAACCCCCGCCGAAGCGCCGCCGTTTGAAACCCCGTTCGCCTGGATAGGCGGCGAAGAGCGCGTCAAGGCGCTGGTCGAGCGGTTCTACGACCTGATGGACCTGGAGCCCGCCTACGCTGCGCTGCGGGCCGCCCACGGCAGCACGCTGGACAACGCCAGGGAGCGGCTGTTCTGGTTTCTGTGCGGCTGGCTGGGCGGGCCGCAGCACTACACCGAGCGTTTCGGCCACCCGCGCCTGCGCCAGCGCCACATGCCGCAACACACCGGCGGCGGCAGCATCGGCATCAAAGAGCGCGACCAGTGGCTGGCCTGCATGGACCAGGCGATGGTTGAAACCGGCGTCGATGAAGCCCTGCGCGCCCGGCTGAACGCCTCGTTTTTCCAGACGGCGGACTGGATGCGCAATCGGGGCGAGTGA
- a CDS encoding MORN repeat-containing protein, translating to MNLDLTRAMRLVLALALPLSLSVWAQLPPDDKVPAEPAIPGAVAPAFENCRPLTDKAMAVDLKAATAQSQKRELSEQLRLYEEAVAVWSQAVAQCDGRARNRAQRNLADSQKVRTSLSEQQGAGPQCEAAHKDAGTLQEMARQALSERRFDEAAMLFRKTESRWDMASERCTGTQQEVASRRREQAEMDSHNAEYCAPLFEKAREQHQKLRASAAGLSREEKHDASQVAETLWREALVQCKGPVLDTVRNNAQTLARERGTPWVARSAPAASFTAAAPAPVPRLASGSDGKLGPVSLAPPATAASVVAASGVKPVMPDAQPSEFTSGTTRFSGNFVRDADGLGYSGAGNIAWANGDRYEGSLVKGLRHGKGMFTWANGQRYNGDWINDQPEGQGSLQFAGGNQYEGRINNGQPQGQGRMRYASGDTYTGQFNAGIPQGRGIYIWRNGQQLEGEWKNQQLNGQGRMAFSSGDTYVGEFVNGKPAGQGRYHWSNGDEYTGQWKAGEKHGQGTFVWKNGDRWEGLYEADEQTSEGKLTQKD from the coding sequence ATGAACCTTGACCTGACCCGTGCGATGCGCCTGGTTTTAGCCCTGGCCCTGCCTTTGTCCCTGTCGGTCTGGGCGCAGCTGCCGCCAGACGACAAGGTTCCTGCCGAACCCGCCATCCCCGGCGCGGTGGCACCTGCCTTTGAAAATTGCCGTCCGCTGACGGACAAAGCCATGGCCGTTGACCTCAAAGCCGCCACGGCGCAATCCCAAAAGCGTGAACTGTCCGAGCAGCTGCGGCTTTATGAAGAGGCGGTTGCCGTGTGGTCGCAGGCGGTGGCGCAGTGCGACGGGCGTGCCAGGAACCGGGCACAGCGCAATCTGGCCGACAGCCAGAAAGTGCGCACCAGCCTGAGTGAGCAACAGGGGGCTGGCCCCCAGTGCGAAGCCGCCCACAAGGATGCCGGCACCCTTCAGGAAATGGCCAGGCAAGCGTTGAGTGAGCGCCGTTTTGATGAAGCGGCCATGCTGTTTCGCAAAACCGAAAGCAGGTGGGATATGGCTTCCGAGCGTTGCACCGGAACACAGCAGGAAGTCGCCAGCCGCCGGCGTGAGCAGGCAGAAATGGACAGTCACAATGCCGAGTATTGCGCCCCGCTGTTTGAAAAGGCCCGTGAACAGCATCAAAAACTGCGTGCCTCGGCCGCTGGCCTGTCGCGTGAGGAAAAACACGATGCTTCTCAAGTCGCTGAAACCCTTTGGCGTGAAGCCCTGGTGCAATGCAAGGGACCGGTTTTAGACACGGTTCGCAACAACGCCCAAACGCTTGCGCGCGAACGAGGCACGCCCTGGGTCGCCCGCAGCGCGCCAGCGGCCTCGTTCACCGCAGCGGCTCCGGCACCTGTACCCAGACTGGCGTCCGGTAGCGATGGCAAGCTCGGCCCTGTTAGCCTGGCGCCCCCGGCGACTGCGGCTAGCGTGGTGGCGGCCAGTGGGGTAAAACCCGTCATGCCCGACGCACAACCGTCCGAATTCACTTCGGGCACCACGCGCTTTAGCGGGAATTTCGTTCGCGATGCCGATGGCCTTGGCTATTCGGGAGCGGGAAATATCGCGTGGGCCAATGGCGACCGCTATGAAGGCTCGCTCGTCAAGGGCCTGCGCCACGGCAAAGGGATGTTCACCTGGGCAAACGGGCAGCGCTACAACGGCGACTGGATCAATGACCAGCCTGAAGGCCAGGGCAGCTTGCAGTTTGCGGGGGGTAATCAGTACGAAGGCCGCATCAACAACGGCCAGCCCCAAGGGCAGGGCCGCATGCGTTATGCATCCGGTGACACCTACACCGGACAATTCAATGCGGGTATTCCGCAGGGCCGTGGCATCTACATCTGGAGAAACGGCCAGCAACTGGAGGGCGAATGGAAAAACCAGCAGCTCAACGGTCAAGGCCGCATGGCGTTTTCCTCCGGCGACACCTATGTGGGTGAGTTTGTCAATGGAAAGCCTGCCGGGCAGGGCCGCTACCACTGGAGCAACGGAGACGAATACACAGGGCAATGGAAGGCAGGCGAAAAGCACGGCCAAGGCACTTTTGTCTGGAAAAACGGTGACCGCTGGGAAGGTCTTTACGAAGCTGATGAGCAGACCAGTGAGGGAAAGCTCACGCAGAAAGACTGA
- a CDS encoding ABC transporter ATP-binding protein: MFLEVTQLGVHYAGSAHAAVDGVSFSLAAGEIGVLIGPSGCGKTTLLRAVAGLERAHAGTIRLAKELVSSPRLHVPAESRKIGMVFQDYALFPHLNIASNVAFGLTHLNAATRSQRVDEVLELVGMGHAHKRFPHELSGGQQQRVALARALAPGPRLLLLDEPFSNLDVDLRERLAHEVRGILKAAGATALFVTHDQLEAFAIGDRIGVMHEGHLHQWDDAYALYHRPATRFVADFIGHGVFVPATLTHQGSGVVARTPLGDLVGQDECPLPSSYPQGECDVLLRADDIVHDDTSPVKAKIVRKAFRGSEFLYTMQLASGEALLAHVPSHHNHAVGEWVGIRAEVDHVVTFVREA, from the coding sequence ATGTTTCTCGAAGTCACTCAACTCGGTGTGCATTACGCAGGAAGCGCCCACGCGGCGGTCGATGGCGTGTCGTTCAGTCTGGCAGCTGGCGAAATTGGCGTGCTGATTGGTCCATCGGGTTGCGGCAAGACCACCTTGCTGCGGGCCGTCGCGGGCCTGGAGCGCGCCCATGCGGGCACCATCCGTCTGGCGAAAGAACTCGTCAGCAGCCCCAGGCTCCATGTACCCGCCGAGTCGCGCAAGATCGGCATGGTGTTTCAGGATTACGCACTGTTTCCGCACCTGAACATCGCCAGCAACGTCGCGTTCGGCCTCACGCATTTGAACGCCGCCACCCGCAGCCAGCGGGTGGACGAGGTGCTGGAACTGGTCGGCATGGGCCATGCCCACAAGCGCTTTCCCCACGAGCTGTCGGGCGGGCAGCAGCAGCGCGTGGCGCTGGCGCGGGCGCTGGCACCCGGGCCGCGCCTGCTGCTGCTCGACGAACCCTTTTCCAATCTCGATGTTGATTTGCGCGAGCGGCTGGCGCATGAGGTGCGCGGCATATTGAAAGCCGCCGGCGCCACGGCCCTGTTCGTGACCCACGACCAGCTCGAAGCCTTTGCCATCGGCGACCGCATCGGCGTGATGCACGAAGGGCATTTGCACCAGTGGGACGATGCCTATGCGCTTTACCACCGGCCGGCAACCCGCTTTGTGGCCGACTTCATTGGCCACGGCGTTTTCGTTCCGGCCACGCTGACGCACCAGGGCAGCGGCGTGGTGGCGCGCACCCCGCTCGGCGACCTGGTCGGACAGGATGAATGCCCGCTGCCGTCAAGCTACCCCCAGGGCGAATGCGACGTGCTGCTGCGCGCCGACGACATCGTGCATGACGACACGTCGCCAGTGAAGGCGAAGATTGTCCGCAAGGCATTTCGGGGTTCGGAGTTTCTCTACACGATGCAGCTGGCCAGCGGCGAGGCCCTGCTGGCGCATGTGCCCAGCCACCACAACCACGCCGTTGGCGAGTGGGTCGGCATTCGGGCCGAAGTGGACCATGTGGTGACCTTTGTGCGCGAAGCCTGA
- a CDS encoding ABC transporter permease produces the protein MLRRLFFRFLPSAFLLLVVALLTLPVLAVVLSWLAFDSEARSILTQMLQTVLPDYTWTSLLLCLLVGAGVAGVGMATASAVTLFEFPGRRVFEWALLLPLAMPAYVLAYAYTDFLQYGGPLQTALRSAFGLQGRLLPEVRSLGGAVLVFTAALYPYVYLLARTALSERAAHLMEAARLLGAPLSRRIRQVALPLARPAVAAGVALALMETLADFGVSSYFGIQTFTAGIYKAWLSMDNRMAAAQLATLLLIFVAVLLRIEHSAQQRMRFAAGRGARAGSADAAPVQLKGGRAALAWVVCAAPIAFGFVLPVLFMLRPLVLGWDNLLWDQFASWTLNSLRLASLSAVLATALAMGLAFAVRRQPDALTRGMVQLASLGYAVPGAVIVVGLLLPVGWLQAAAPQTGAGYWVTATVLGVVWAYLVRFCAVALQSIQSGYSRIPSSFDDSARMLGTTGAGLLARVHWPLLRRSVAVAGLLVFVDVMKELPATLVLRPFNSDTLAVVTYQLARDERLGEAALPALALVLVGLLPVALLSRTLRSK, from the coding sequence ATGCTTCGCCGACTCTTTTTTCGCTTTCTTCCTTCTGCCTTTTTGTTGCTGGTGGTCGCGCTGCTGACGCTGCCGGTATTGGCCGTGGTGCTGTCCTGGCTGGCGTTCGACAGCGAGGCGCGTTCCATCCTGACCCAGATGCTGCAGACGGTGTTGCCCGACTACACCTGGACATCGCTGCTGCTGTGCCTGCTGGTGGGGGCGGGCGTGGCCGGCGTCGGCATGGCCACGGCCAGCGCGGTGACGCTGTTCGAGTTTCCGGGCCGCCGCGTCTTTGAGTGGGCCTTGCTGCTGCCGCTGGCCATGCCGGCCTATGTGCTGGCCTACGCCTACACCGATTTTTTGCAATACGGCGGGCCGCTGCAGACCGCGCTGCGTTCGGCCTTCGGCTTGCAGGGGCGCCTGCTGCCCGAGGTGCGCAGCCTGGGTGGCGCGGTGCTGGTGTTCACGGCGGCGCTGTATCCGTATGTCTATCTGCTGGCGCGCACCGCCCTGTCGGAGCGCGCCGCGCACCTGATGGAAGCCGCCCGGCTGCTGGGCGCGCCGCTGTCCCGGCGCATTCGCCAGGTGGCGCTGCCGCTGGCGCGTCCGGCCGTGGCCGCCGGCGTGGCGCTGGCGCTGATGGAGACGCTGGCGGATTTTGGCGTGTCCAGCTACTTCGGCATCCAGACCTTCACCGCCGGAATCTACAAGGCCTGGCTGTCGATGGACAACCGCATGGCGGCCGCGCAACTGGCGACTTTGCTGCTGATTTTTGTCGCGGTGCTGCTGCGCATCGAGCACAGCGCCCAGCAACGCATGCGCTTTGCCGCCGGCCGGGGCGCGCGCGCGGGGTCTGCCGATGCCGCGCCGGTGCAACTCAAGGGCGGTCGGGCGGCGCTGGCCTGGGTTGTCTGCGCCGCGCCGATTGCGTTTGGCTTTGTGCTGCCGGTGCTGTTCATGCTGCGCCCGCTGGTGCTCGGCTGGGACAACCTGCTGTGGGACCAGTTTGCCAGCTGGACGCTCAACAGCCTGCGACTGGCCAGCCTGAGCGCCGTGCTGGCGACGGCGCTGGCCATGGGCCTGGCGTTTGCGGTGCGGCGCCAGCCCGATGCGCTGACCAGGGGCATGGTGCAACTGGCCAGCCTGGGCTATGCCGTGCCAGGCGCCGTCATCGTGGTCGGCCTGCTGTTGCCGGTCGGCTGGCTGCAGGCCGCCGCACCGCAAACCGGCGCCGGCTACTGGGTCACGGCGACCGTGCTCGGCGTGGTCTGGGCTTATCTGGTGCGCTTTTGCGCCGTGGCGCTGCAAAGCATCCAGAGCGGCTATTCGCGCATTCCGTCCAGCTTTGATGACAGCGCCCGCATGCTCGGCACCACCGGCGCCGGCCTGCTGGCGCGGGTGCATTGGCCGCTGCTCAGGCGCTCGGTGGCGGTGGCGGGCTTGCTGGTGTTTGTCGATGTGATGAAGGAGCTGCCGGCCACGCTGGTGCTGCGCCCCTTCAACAGCGACACCCTGGCCGTGGTCACCTACCAGCTGGCGCGCGACGAGCGCCTGGGCGAGGCGGCCCTGCCGGCATTGGCGCTGGTGCTGGTGGGCCTGCTGCCGGTGGCGTTGCTGAGCCGCACCCTGCGCTCGAAGTAG
- a CDS encoding CsbD family protein yields MNQDRVEGNWLQFKGKVKEQWGKLTDDDLDVIAGKRDQLLGKIQERHGVTLEEAEKQLKDWHERNPTNFFERY; encoded by the coding sequence ATGAACCAAGATCGCGTGGAAGGTAACTGGCTTCAATTCAAAGGCAAGGTCAAGGAGCAGTGGGGCAAGCTGACCGATGACGATCTCGATGTCATCGCCGGCAAGCGTGACCAGTTGCTGGGCAAGATCCAGGAGCGTCATGGCGTCACGCTGGAAGAGGCTGAAAAGCAGCTCAAGGACTGGCACGAACGCAACCCCACCAATTTCTTTGAGCGCTACTGA
- a CDS encoding GAF domain-containing hybrid sensor histidine kinase/response regulator, translating into MPEKLTEPVLAPPVPEFLAHGGEMGALISAQDWSGTALGAPASWPRTLKSMLATLLSSPQPMIIGWGSDLLSFFNDSYRPMLGLRFDGLSGRPAAEQWTASWAELEPMAKKALGGEGSHYENMPFTLTRNGYTVPTWWTLSFMPFRDDDGAVVGVYCFPIETTQNVLIEQRREQEQKRQAFRVKLGDALRDAIEPKSLMMAAAEKLGVHLHAACVGHGEIDASGERVQIHHAWMAEGSPALVGAHPLDIYGPAVIAGLRAGRTVVVNDTASDPLTAWAACDAAGGSIAARAFVAAPLVKNGRLALIFFVLDPRPRLWTHDEKALVEEVAERTWTSLARLRAELDVHQMNRTLDQRTTELLRAETALRQSQKLEALGQLTGGVAHDFNNLLAVISSSVELLRSNKLPVERHGYYLDLIYDTVGRAVKLTGQLLAFARQEPLSPEVFDVDLQVQVVVDLVRPLMGRQVNILYQPCGRNACVAEADINQFETALVNLAINARDAMSANGQLIINVQQTGSLPAGPGHGPRAGDFIAISVSDTGCGIASEKLEMIFEPFYTTKAVGKGTGLGLSQVFGFAKQSGGAVHVRSELGRGSVFTLYLPRAESELPAKAWAQCPEQGADDGGLGVLVVEDNETLAQMTCEILDALGYRTVWAVNAASALALLAGGKNRFDLVFSDVVMPGMNGIEFGEQVRKHHPGLPVVLASGYNAVMAEQGPHGFELILKPYTTDTLVRVFRKAIAEQTLPPVLSGSDAAG; encoded by the coding sequence ATGCCTGAAAAACTGACCGAACCTGTTTTGGCGCCGCCCGTGCCGGAATTTTTGGCTCATGGCGGCGAGATGGGCGCCCTCATCAGCGCTCAGGACTGGAGCGGAACCGCGCTGGGTGCGCCTGCCAGCTGGCCACGCACTCTCAAGAGCATGCTGGCCACACTCCTCAGCAGCCCCCAGCCCATGATCATCGGCTGGGGCTCGGACCTTCTTTCATTCTTCAACGACAGCTACCGCCCCATGCTCGGCCTGCGCTTTGACGGTTTGTCCGGCCGGCCCGCCGCCGAACAATGGACTGCTTCATGGGCCGAACTTGAGCCGATGGCGAAGAAAGCACTGGGCGGTGAGGGTTCGCACTACGAGAACATGCCCTTCACCCTGACGCGCAACGGTTACACGGTGCCGACCTGGTGGACGCTTTCCTTCATGCCATTTCGCGATGACGATGGTGCTGTGGTCGGCGTCTATTGCTTTCCCATCGAGACCACGCAAAACGTGCTGATCGAGCAGCGCAGGGAGCAAGAGCAAAAACGGCAGGCGTTTCGGGTGAAGCTCGGCGATGCCCTGCGGGACGCGATTGAGCCGAAGTCGCTGATGATGGCCGCAGCCGAAAAGCTCGGCGTGCACCTGCACGCAGCTTGCGTCGGCCATGGCGAAATTGATGCGTCGGGCGAGCGGGTGCAGATTCACCATGCCTGGATGGCCGAAGGTTCCCCCGCCTTGGTGGGCGCCCACCCGCTTGATATCTACGGGCCGGCGGTGATTGCCGGCTTGCGGGCCGGCCGGACCGTGGTGGTGAACGACACTGCCAGCGACCCGCTCACGGCCTGGGCGGCTTGCGATGCGGCTGGCGGGTCAATCGCTGCCCGGGCATTCGTTGCCGCCCCCTTGGTCAAGAACGGCCGTCTTGCCCTGATCTTTTTTGTGCTTGATCCCCGGCCACGCCTCTGGACGCATGACGAGAAGGCGCTGGTCGAGGAAGTCGCCGAGCGGACCTGGACTTCGCTGGCGCGGCTGCGTGCAGAACTCGACGTCCACCAGATGAACAGAACGCTCGACCAGCGCACGACCGAATTGTTGCGCGCCGAGACTGCGCTGCGGCAATCGCAAAAGCTTGAGGCGCTGGGCCAGCTCACGGGTGGGGTCGCCCATGACTTCAACAACCTTCTGGCGGTGATCAGTTCCTCGGTCGAGTTGCTGCGCAGTAACAAGCTTCCCGTGGAGCGCCACGGCTATTACCTGGACCTGATTTATGACACGGTGGGCCGCGCCGTGAAACTCACCGGGCAGCTGCTGGCTTTCGCCCGGCAAGAGCCTCTGAGCCCCGAGGTGTTCGACGTGGACCTGCAGGTGCAAGTCGTGGTCGATCTGGTGCGCCCGCTGATGGGCAGGCAGGTCAATATCCTTTATCAGCCCTGCGGCCGAAACGCCTGTGTCGCCGAGGCGGACATCAACCAGTTTGAAACCGCGCTGGTCAACCTCGCCATCAACGCGCGGGACGCGATGAGCGCAAACGGCCAGCTCATCATCAACGTGCAGCAGACCGGCAGCCTGCCGGCTGGCCCGGGCCACGGCCCCCGGGCAGGGGATTTCATTGCCATTTCGGTCAGCGACACCGGCTGCGGCATTGCGTCCGAAAAACTGGAGATGATTTTCGAGCCCTTCTACACCACCAAAGCGGTGGGCAAGGGCACAGGCCTGGGCCTGAGCCAGGTGTTCGGCTTTGCCAAGCAGTCAGGCGGTGCGGTCCATGTCCGCAGCGAGCTGGGCAGGGGTTCTGTTTTTACCCTTTACCTGCCACGCGCCGAGAGCGAACTCCCCGCAAAAGCATGGGCGCAATGTCCAGAGCAAGGCGCTGATGACGGGGGCTTGGGCGTGCTGGTCGTGGAGGACAACGAAACCCTGGCACAGATGACCTGCGAGATACTGGACGCCCTGGGTTACCGGACGGTCTGGGCGGTCAATGCAGCGTCCGCGCTGGCCCTGCTGGCCGGTGGCAAAAACCGCTTTGACCTGGTTTTCTCCGACGTGGTCATGCCTGGCATGAACGGGATCGAGTTCGGTGAGCAGGTGCGCAAGCATCATCCCGGGCTTCCCGTGGTGCTGGCCAGCGGCTACAACGCGGTCATGGCCGAACAGGGGCCGCATGGGTTTGAACTGATCTTGAAACCCTACACGACCGATACCCTGGTGCGGGTCTTTCGCAAGGCCATCGCGGAGCAGACATTGCCGCCGGTCTTGTCGGGCAGTGATGCGGCTGGGTAA